A genomic region of Ictalurus furcatus strain D&B chromosome 29, Billie_1.0, whole genome shotgun sequence contains the following coding sequences:
- the LOC128604485 gene encoding uncharacterized protein LOC128604485, whose amino-acid sequence MSAFCSRRIGASPVNIRQPVMRVSREVRRNVRVFFKSSESDLPKLTTMTPEPDSGVTKPKKKSWLSRLGMSKIFRKKSKAGTEADDLDESESLSGKSQRGREVYRIPSRRPLLFKKMHLHFPRRKTTRSKNSVSLCNINQETRSVFGSAQSNNMVERDMASASVTPQWSEAADGISTLSRANQEDETGTITYIINLPIISPFAVHHCAHAIVLRAQRACGSNPAGTLMLAAKSKQVGQLAESVLHILSKMPGLCLADGENIPKQLHRVVIERMYEELLSNMGTPFDLMKAFNAGAERVHHAFAQSFLKAMEDEDLESCLFCPPDTDSLGDENESDRTDADSVEKSTSMAILLLLKLLANGPPHTLPPDVSPQKLMNKVLTSCTEALSGSVGEQIEKLYQKIFVDLCGQVSVGRLFHMAYASEDWGFDDDVIAPLTPLTPETDAGVTKLKKKTLPSHFRAPKSFTKVERDMDSASVTPQWSEATDTISTWSSASQEDESGRITYIIYLNLPIISPFAVHHCAHAIVLRAQRACGSNPAGTLMLAAKSKQVGQLAESVLKVLSRMPELCVADGEHIPKQLHPVVIDRIYEELLSKTGTPFDLMKAFNAGAEWIHHAFAQSFLKAMEDEDLELCLLYPSNSDSLHDDRTDALSAENSTSMAILLLLKLLANGPPHTLPPDVSPQELMNKLLTLCTAALSRSVGKHIEDLYQKVFVDLCGQVNVEKLFHMADASEDWGFDDDIITSPTSLSITPLTPN is encoded by the exons ATGTCGGCTTTTTGTTCAAGAAG GATCGGTGCTTCTCCTGTTAACATCAGGCAACCAGTGATGAGAGTCTCCAGGGAAGTTCGGAGGAATGTTAGG GTGTTTTTCAAGAGCAGTGAATCTGACTTGCCAAAACTGACAACTATGACTCCTGAACCTGACTCTGGTGTTACAAAGCCGAAGAAGAAATCATGGCTGTCTCGCTTAGGCATGTCAAAGATTTTCCGAAAG AAATCGAAGGCAGGAACTGAGGCAGATGATTTAGATGAATCTGAAA GTCTGTCTGGGAAATCACAGCGTGGGAGAGAAGTGTACCGTATACCATCACGGAGGCCTCTTCTCTTCAAAAAAATGCATCTCCACTTTCCTCGGCGAAAAACAACCCGTTCCAA GAACAGTGTCTCTCTTTGCAACATCAACCAAGAAACAAGGAGCGTCTTCGGTTCAGCTCAGAGTAATAATAtg GTTGAAAGGGACATGGCTTCTGCTTCAGTGACACCACAATGGAGTGAAGCTGCAGACGGGATTTCAACTTTGTCACGTGCAAACCAGGAAGATGAGACAGGAACGATCACATACATCATTAACCTTCCTATAATCTCTCCTTTCGCTGTGCACCACTGTGCTCATGCCATTGTACTACGAGCACAGCGGGCATGCGGCTCGAATCCTGCCGGAACACTGATGTTAGCGGCTAAGAGCAAACAAGTGGGGCAACTGGCAGAATCCGTGCTTCATATTTTATCCAAGATGCCCGGACTTTGTCTAGCTGATGGTGAGAACATCCCGAAGCAGCTCCACCGTGTAGTCATAGAAAGGATGTATGAAGAGCTGCTGTCAAATATGGGGACGCCATTTGACCTCATGAAGGCCTTTAATGCTGGAGCTGAGCGGGTACATCACGCCTTCGCTCAGTCCTTTCTGAAGGCAATGGAAgatgaggatttggagtcgtgCCTGTTTTGTCCACCAGACACAGACAGTCTCGGTGATGAGAATGAAAGTGACAGGACTGATGCAGATTCTGTTGAGAAGAGCACAAGCATGGCCATATTACTGCTACTGAAACTTCTGGCTAACGGTCCTCCACACACGCTTCCTCCTGATGTCTCCCCTCAGAAACTGATGAACAAAGTTCTAACTTCATGCACTGAGGCTCTGAGTGGATCTGTTGGAGAACAGATTGAAAAACTCTATCAGAAGATTTTTGTTGATCTTTGTGGACAAGTTAGTGTCGGGAGATTGTTCCACATGGCGTATGCTTCTGAGGACTGGGGGTTTGACGATGACGTCATCGCTCCTCTGACGCCTTTGACTCCTGAGACTGATGCTGGGGTTACAAAATTGAAGAAGAAAACACTGCCGTCTCACTTCAGAGCGCCAAAGAGTTTCACAAAG GTTGAACGTGACATGGATTCTGCTTCAGTGACACCACAATGGAGTGAAGCTACAGACACGATTTCAACTTGGTCAAGTGCAAGCCAGGAAGATGAGTCAGGAAGGATCACGTACATCATTTACCTCAATCTTCCTATAATCTCTCCTTTCGCTGTGCACCACTGTGCTCATGCCATTGTACTACGAGCACAGCGGGCATGCGGCTCGAATCCTGCAGGAACACTGATGTTAGCGGCTAAGAGCAAACAAGTGGGGCAACTGGCAGAATCCGTGCTTAAAGTTTTATCCAGGATGCCGGAACTTTGTGTGGCTGACGGTGAGCACATCCCCAAGCAACTCCACCCTGTAGTCATAGATAGGATCTATGAAGAGCTGCTGTCAAAAACGGGAACTCCGTTTGACCTCATGAAGGCCTTTAATGCTGGAGCTGAGTGGATACATCATGCCTTCGCTCAGTCCTTTCTGAAGGCAATGGAAGATGAGGATTTGGAGTTATGTTTGCTTTATCCGTCAAACTCGGACAGTCTCCATGACGACAGGACTGATGCATTATCTGCTGAGAACAGCACAAGCATGGCCATATTACTGCTACTGAAACTGCTAGCTAATGGTCCTCCACACACGCTTCCTCCTGATGTCTCCCCTCAGGAACTGATGAACAAACTTCTAACTTTGTGCACTGCGGCTCTGAGTAGATCTGTTGGAAAACATATTGAAGACCTCTATCAGAAGGTTTTTGTTGATCTTTGTGGACAAGTTAATGTGGAGAAGTTATTCCACATGGCAGACGCTTCTGAGGACTGGGGGTTtgatgatgacatcatcacgTCACCAACGAGCCTTTCAATCACTCCACTGACTCCAAATTGA